A single Thermococcus celericrescens DNA region contains:
- a CDS encoding AAA family ATPase, whose amino-acid sequence MNAESYATLCDEVVSAVSKVYIGNEEVVRKTLAAALVNGNVLFEDHPGLGKTLLAKAFGRALGLEYRRVQFTPDLLPSDIIGTKVWRQNLGTFELLKGPVFTNVLLADEINRAPPKTQSALLEAMEERQVTIEGDTLKLERPFFVIATQNPIEYEGTYPLPEAQLDRFLLRMSVGYPKSLDDEVGILKARISWGKDDPTADMEPVMDRGTFLEMQAFVEHEVFIHDEVLKYIAGIVREVRKDERVEAGPSPRGALALLKVSKANAMMNGRDFVVPDDVKRYVIDALAHRIVLGAEYAFEGVSGREIVEAAVKRVPVPKEFEREE is encoded by the coding sequence ATGAACGCGGAGTCCTACGCAACCCTCTGCGATGAAGTCGTTTCGGCGGTTTCCAAGGTTTACATCGGCAACGAGGAAGTTGTAAGGAAAACGCTGGCGGCGGCTCTCGTAAATGGAAACGTCCTCTTTGAGGACCATCCGGGTCTGGGGAAAACCCTGCTCGCTAAGGCCTTCGGCCGCGCCCTCGGCCTGGAGTACCGCAGGGTTCAGTTCACGCCCGACCTGCTGCCGAGCGACATCATAGGGACCAAAGTCTGGAGGCAAAACCTCGGAACGTTTGAGCTTCTGAAGGGGCCGGTTTTCACGAACGTCCTTCTGGCGGACGAGATCAACCGCGCTCCCCCCAAGACCCAGTCCGCGCTGCTTGAGGCAATGGAGGAGCGCCAGGTCACGATAGAGGGCGACACCCTGAAGCTTGAGAGGCCCTTCTTCGTGATAGCCACCCAGAACCCCATCGAGTACGAGGGAACCTACCCCCTCCCCGAGGCCCAGCTCGACAGGTTCCTCCTCAGAATGAGCGTGGGATATCCGAAGAGCTTGGATGACGAAGTCGGAATCCTCAAGGCCAGGATATCGTGGGGCAAAGACGACCCAACGGCGGACATGGAGCCGGTCATGGACAGGGGCACGTTCCTGGAGATGCAGGCGTTCGTTGAGCACGAGGTGTTTATACACGACGAGGTTCTCAAATACATCGCGGGAATCGTCAGGGAGGTCAGGAAGGACGAAAGGGTCGAGGCGGGCCCGAGCCCCAGAGGCGCTCTGGCGCTGCTGAAGGTTTCCAAGGCGAACGCCATGATGAACGGCAGGGATTTCGTTGTTCCCGATGACGTTAAGAGATACGTCATAGATGCGCTAGCCCACAGAATCGTCCTCGGAGCGGAGTACGCCTTTGAGGGGGTGAGCGGTCGGGAGATCGTCGAGGCGGCGGTTAAGAGGGTCCCAGTTCCCAAAGAGTTCGAGCGTGAGGAGTGA
- a CDS encoding class I SAM-dependent methyltransferase, producing MHELYTALAEYYDAIYRRRVERVSQEIDFVEGLFREDAEREVRRILDLACGTGIPTLELARRGYHVTGLDLHEEMLTVARRKAEREGLSVEFIRGNALEIDFEEEFDAITMFFSSIMYFDDSTIQELFNSVKWALRPGGIFIADFPCWYYGGRDGPIVWDERKGDERLIITDWREIEPAFQKLHFKRLVQIVKPDGSVRAFMVDDELNIYTPREMRLLAEKHFRKVKIYGDLHELRPSDRRYWLVAVK from the coding sequence ATGCACGAACTCTACACGGCCCTTGCCGAGTACTACGACGCGATTTACAGACGGAGGGTCGAGCGGGTTTCTCAGGAGATAGACTTCGTGGAGGGACTCTTTAGAGAGGATGCGGAAAGGGAAGTACGGCGAATCCTAGACCTTGCCTGTGGAACCGGAATTCCAACGCTCGAACTCGCGAGGAGGGGATACCATGTTACAGGCCTCGACCTCCACGAAGAGATGCTGACCGTCGCGAGAAGAAAGGCCGAAAGGGAAGGGCTTAGCGTCGAGTTCATTCGGGGAAACGCGCTTGAGATTGATTTTGAGGAAGAGTTCGACGCGATAACGATGTTTTTCTCTTCAATCATGTATTTCGATGATTCTACAATTCAGGAATTATTTAATTCTGTAAAATGGGCTCTCAGGCCGGGCGGGATTTTCATCGCTGACTTCCCGTGCTGGTACTACGGCGGAAGGGACGGCCCGATAGTATGGGACGAGCGGAAGGGCGATGAGCGGTTAATCATAACCGACTGGCGCGAAATCGAGCCGGCCTTCCAGAAACTCCACTTCAAGAGGCTCGTGCAGATAGTGAAGCCCGACGGGAGCGTTAGGGCCTTCATGGTGGACGACGAGCTCAACATCTACACCCCGAGGGAGATGAGACTCTTAGCTGAGAAGCACTTCAGGAAGGTCAAAATCTACGGAGACCTCCACGAGCTGAGGCCCAGCGACAGGAGGTACTGGCTGGTGGCGGTGAAGTAG
- a CDS encoding DUF58 domain-containing protein translates to MTAARSFISTALWFIAAGIIFSMPGLAYLAVIPMTVLAVGLLADPPEGISVERELVKTNLRVGEELRVSVRLKVGRGLGFVVIRDALPEEFALVDGSNVRAFFKGPRELVVEYEYIIKPAKRGRYRIGRSEVMGYHVFGLKPSRWGVFGEETYLSVLPRVSLPKRTRTPVTKSQIPIPVTSVSIRGVASTDFREIREYRAGDPVRFINWKASARKGEVLVNEFEKEGKKTVLFIIDATGSKVGSSVENPLEYSIQLVSSLAYYFTKRNYNVGLYVVGHGKLILPATGSKQLYILVKTLLELEEVEVEKEDFVRAVEGLKHVLIRYTPLVIYVSNLLPERLAEVMEGIRRLRPIYRDKRLPMLVFDVSTYSLLEREVSSLILLEKRALRHDLLRAGVYSILWDPTREDVTSVVTKTVRLIR, encoded by the coding sequence ATGACCGCGGCCCGCTCCTTCATCTCCACCGCCCTCTGGTTCATCGCAGCTGGAATAATCTTCTCCATGCCGGGACTGGCGTACCTGGCGGTAATTCCCATGACGGTGCTGGCGGTGGGGCTTTTGGCCGATCCCCCGGAGGGAATATCGGTTGAGCGGGAGCTCGTCAAAACGAACCTTCGGGTGGGGGAAGAACTGAGGGTCAGCGTGCGCCTCAAGGTCGGGCGCGGCCTCGGCTTCGTGGTGATAAGGGACGCCCTCCCGGAGGAGTTTGCGCTGGTGGATGGGAGCAACGTCCGGGCGTTTTTCAAGGGGCCCCGGGAACTGGTGGTGGAGTACGAGTACATCATCAAACCCGCGAAGAGGGGCAGGTACCGCATCGGCCGCAGTGAGGTGATGGGCTACCACGTCTTTGGGCTCAAACCGAGCAGGTGGGGTGTTTTTGGTGAAGAAACCTACCTATCGGTGCTGCCGCGCGTAAGCCTTCCGAAGAGGACCAGAACGCCTGTTACAAAGTCCCAGATTCCCATCCCCGTGACGAGCGTCTCCATCAGGGGCGTGGCCTCCACGGACTTCAGGGAGATAAGGGAGTACCGCGCGGGCGACCCCGTCCGCTTCATAAACTGGAAGGCGTCCGCCAGGAAGGGTGAGGTTCTGGTAAACGAGTTCGAGAAGGAGGGCAAAAAGACGGTGCTTTTCATCATAGACGCAACGGGCTCCAAAGTCGGCTCCTCCGTGGAAAACCCCCTGGAATACAGCATCCAGCTCGTATCTTCCCTGGCGTACTACTTCACAAAGAGAAACTACAACGTTGGCCTCTACGTAGTGGGCCACGGAAAGCTCATCCTTCCCGCCACCGGGTCAAAGCAGCTGTATATCCTGGTTAAAACGCTCCTGGAGCTTGAAGAGGTTGAAGTTGAAAAGGAGGACTTCGTTCGCGCCGTGGAGGGCCTCAAGCACGTGCTTATCCGCTACACACCCCTGGTGATTTACGTCTCAAACCTGCTCCCCGAAAGACTGGCGGAGGTCATGGAGGGCATAAGAAGGCTTCGTCCGATATACCGGGATAAACGGCTTCCAATGCTCGTGTTCGATGTGTCCACGTACTCGCTTCTGGAGAGGGAGGTCAGCTCGCTGATACTGCTGGAGAAGCGGGCCCTCCGGCATGACCTTCTAAGGGCGGGTGTTTACTCAATCCTCTGGGATCCGACCAGGGAAGACGTGACCTCCGTCGTCACAAAAACTGTGAGGCTGATAAGATGA